The following is a genomic window from Saprospiraceae bacterium.
ATTCTTCCGGGGTAGCCGCCGCCATACAAGCCTCCAGGATGGGCAAAAAGGTAGTTTTACTCGAACCCACGAATCGAATCGGTGGATTAACCACAGGTGGGTTAGGCCAGACAGATATCGGCAACAAACAAGCCATAGGAGGTATTTCAAGGGAATTTTATCAGAATGTGAAAAAATATTATCAAAATCCGGGTAATTGGAAGTTTCAGAAGAAAGAAAACTATAAGGATGGCGGCCAAACCACTTCAGATATTAATGAAGATGCAATGTGGACATTTGAACCTTCTGCCGCATTGAAAATTCTTAAAGAGATGCTTGCAAAGGAGCTCAAAATTACTTTAGAATATGGTCAACGATTAGATCGTGTAAATGGTGTGAAGAAATTTAAGGGAAAAATTGTTTCTGTCAAAATGGAGAGTGGCAATGTATATAAAGGTAAAATGTACATTGATGCCAGCTATGAAGGTGATTTGATGGCCTCTGCGGGAGTACGATACTCGATAGGTAGAGAATCAAATGATGAATATCAGGAGAGTTTAAATGGTGTACAAAATAATGATACCAGTTTGACACTCAAGAAAAGAAAGTCCAATAATGGGGTATATCATAATTTTAAAAATGGTGTGGACCCCTACGTAGTAAAAGGGAAGCCTGAAAGTGGGTTGCTCCCTTTCATTGAAGTTACCCATCCTCCATCTGATGGGACAGGTGATAAAAAGATTCAGGCCTATTGTTTCAGAATGTGCTTAACCGATTTTGAAGATAACCGAATCCCTTTTGAGATGCCATCCTCGTACAACGAATTGGATTATGAGCTTTTGTTTAGAAATTATGAAGCAGGGGAAACTGCTGTGCCCTGGATTAATTCTAGTATGCCCAATCGAAAAACCGACACTAATAATAGCAGAGGTTTTTCAACTGATTTTATTGGTCAAAATTATGAATATCCGGAAGCGGACTATAATACTCGTAAACTCATAGTTGAAAAACATCTGAACTATCAAAAAGGATTGATGTGGTCTTTGGCCTATCATCCCAGAATACCTGCATTCATAAGAGAGCAAGTCTCAAAATGGGGTTTGTGTAAAGATGAATTTGAAGAAGGTAATGGCTGGCCTTCTCAATTGTATGTAAGAGAAGCCCGCAGAATGAAAAGTGATTATGTAATGACACAGTCCAACTGTGAAGGATTAATTACCGCTTCAGACCCTGTAGGAATGGCTGCTTATGGTATGGATTCTCACAATACACAAAGGTTTGTTACAAAGGATGGTTTTGTAAGAAATGAAGGAAATGTAGAAGCACACGGTTCGGGACCTTATCCTATAAGCTATCAATCCATAATTCCAAAAAAGGAAGAATGTAGTAATTTATTGGTTCCTGTGTGTTTAAGTTCAACGCACATTGCATTTGGTTCTATTCGTATGGAGCCAGTGTTTATGGTTTTAGGTCAGTCTGCCGCAGTAGCAGCTTCTTTATCCATAGACAAAAAAGTTGCTGTTCAAAATTTACCTTACAAAAGTCTACATGAGGCTCTGCGAAAATACAAACAAGTTTTAGGAAACAAAGAATAAAATCAAAAAAGCCTGATTAACGTGGATTCGGGATAAGAGAATTGAAGCAAATGTGGGTTAAGCTCAAGTCGATAGGAGAAAAATTAGGGTAGTGGTTTAATATATTATATAATTTTATTAAAAGAAGGACCGTTACCTCTGATATCTTTGTAAAATGACTTAAATAATTGATAATAAGGGGCGTAGCCCTGACATCTTTTATGATGCTGAAATTGTTTTAAGATTACAGAGCTAACGCCCCTGATTATATGTTTTGGGACTCTGATTACAAAGATTACAGGGCTACGCCCCTATTATTCAAAGAAGTACCATAACATACCTTAACCCAAATTCACGTTAATTTATATTGTTCTTTGATCTACTTCTTCTGTCTCTGTATCAAAAATTAAAATCCCTTGAGTTTTGTCGTCAAGTTGCCCAACTAATTTACCATCTTTGGTCCAAACAGCACTTTGACCAACACTTAAAAAGTTATCGCAAAAACCTACACAGTTAGCCATTAATACGGGCAATGTGTATTGTTTTGCTATTTTAGGAAAATGGTCAAATGCTCTTTCAATGCCATTACTTGGTTTTGTTACAGTGGCTAAGTAAACGTTGGCGCCTAGTTGATAAGCCACTTCAATATGTATAGTTTGTAAACTTTCATAACAAATAGCTGGAGCGATATTCGAACATTTTGACTTGATAATTAATTGTTCCGCACCTTGATCAAAGAAGGGAAACTCGTCTGAATGAAGCTGCTGTTTTGAATAAGTTTGCCTTGGTTTATTTGGTTCAAAAATGATCATGCTTATGCGAATTTGCGTATCAGATAGACTAGGCAATCCAAGTCCTATAATTATATGATTGTGATCACTTATTTGCTGAAAGATGTCTAAACGATTATCATTTTGAGTGGTCGCTAATTTTTTGGCAAGCGCTGGTTCATAACCTGTTAATGAAAGTTCTGGAAAAAATATTGCCTTTGCATTGTGCGTCAAAGCAAGTTCAATAAATCTTCTGTGTGCTTCAATATTGGACGATATATTTCCTTTTACAGGTCGTGTTTGTGCGATGCAAATTTTCATTTAGTTGTTTATGCTACCTTACAAATTGGATTACATTTCACTTCAAAATTTACAGAATTGGCAATGTAACAGATTTCATGAGCTTTGTGGTGCAGTTCGATAGCTCTTTCTGCCTTACTGGAGTCAGCCAAATGAAAGATCGGATTCAGAACAACTTCTTTAAAACTTCCTCCTCCACTTGCATTTTCTATCATAATTCCTGTAGCTTGATCAGTGTAAGCTATAACTACGATACCTTCCATCGAGCATAAGTACAAATAGGAAAGCATGTGGCAAGACGAAATGGCCGAAACCAACAAATCTTCGGGATTCAATTTTGTTTTATCTCCCACCACAGCATTATCCGTTGTTAGAAATAATTCGGGTTTCCCTTGTATGGAAACGGTATGGCTACGGTCATAAGTGCGTACATTTTTATTTCCGTCACCTGTATTACCTGTCCATTCTGTCGTTATTTTGTAATTGTGTTCGTGTGCCATAACATTCTAATTTACTGTTCTTCTATGATTGATGTTCCCTTTGATTTGTCTCCCGAAGTCCATTCCCAATTTTCGTGAAGGCGAATTTTTCCATTTTCAAGTATTTCGGGTTTTGATTTGCAAATTCCCGTCATGATCTCACCTAAATGGTTCACTTGGTGATAGCGCATGTCTATATTGCCATTTTCATCAACCAGCCCAATCAGATGCCCGTATTTAATCTTCCCACCAGTGTATTCGGATGTCAGGATATTTCCGGTTTGTTTATATACAAAAACTGTTTCATTGGATGTTTCACCATTTTCGGTATTGGCTATTGGCCTGAATATTCTATCGTTGTAGTTAATAATTGTGTTGCTCATTTTATAAATTTTAAATCCAATCCAATTCTTTTACGGTCATTTCACTTTCAACAGTGCCTGTATGCAAAGTTGCCTTCGGCTCAAAAAGTAGATTAAAAACAACATCACCATTGGTATGCGGTCGATGTTCTACACCTTTTGGTACGATTAGAATTTCTCCTTCCTTCACTTCGACTGTTCGGCCATCCCTAAAATCCATCAAGAGTGTTCCTTTGAATACCATAAAAAGTTCGTCTTCATTTTCATGACTATGCCAAACAAAATCATCTTTCAACTTACAAAGTTTTACATATTGCCCATTAAGTTCTCCAATGATATGTGGTGTCCACTGCTTTTCAAACAATGCAAATTTTTCCATAATATTAATTGACTTAATCTCATCCATTGCAACAATATTTAATTGTATTTGTGACTAATATAATCTAAATTTTGAACAAAAGTATAAAAAGCCGTAAACCAGAAATAGTAAAAAAATGCTCTTTTAAAAATTCTTGGGTGTTGTAGCCCACATTTTTTTAAAATACTTTATAAAATCAATACTCCGATAACAAATTTAAGCTGCGACTTTCCCAAAATCTAATATTTTGCGTTTTAATTCATTATTTTTTTGCAACTCTGGTTCAATACCATAGTTGATAAATATTCTTTCCAGCAGAAATTGATTAAATAACTCTGTTTTGATATCTTGAATGGAGCAACTGCAGGGCTGATCTTTTTCTATGCCTTGCCGTATGATTGCTTTAGCTACATTGACTGCCGTCATGGCATAATTTACATGATTATGGATTTTCTCCACTGACCTTGCCTGACAGTTGTCCAATCCGGTAAACTGTTTACCGTCTCTGAATATAAATTCCATTTGAAATCTGGCTTTGTAATATCTGACTATGTCGATGGAATCCCTAGACGTGTTGGTGCTAAAATAAAGAATGGTGTTTGTAACTTCACCTTTCTCATTTAAATATTCTGTATAGGCCACTTTGATATTTATCTTTAGACTTATGGAATACACCACTGCTTCGTATATAACCTTGCTCCCATCATCAACTGTCTTTTTGAATACACTCTTATCTATATTTTTGAGATATACTTTGCATGAGTATTTCTTAGGGCGACCTCTTCCTTCCATCTTCGGACCATTGTAAAGATACTTTAAGTTTGCATCGGGGCGTAATCTACAGATCACTTCTAACCCCAATTTGGTCATTGATCCTACAAATTTTTGTTTGTTAAACCAACCATCTACTACTAGGATTTCACTATGTTTCTTTATTGTATTAATCCTTTCGACAAATATCTTACAATAGTGTTTGATCAGACCAGTTTCTGCATCTTCTTTCTTCACCGGTGGTGTCTGTACGGCATCAAGATGATAGGCTGTATTTTGCTTGACATCTATGATGGCCAAGCATCCAAATTCCATACCTCGCTTGATCATGCCTGCTACACCAGAGTAAAAATAGCCTACATTAGGTGTATGTTTCCCACTCTTTGAAAGATATGAAGGATCAAACCCCACTATCAATTCATCGCCACATTGTTGGGTGATAAATAAAGAATTGATTGATACAAAATCAAATGCCTTCTTGAACATGTTGCGAAACCTCACTTCAGGCGACGAACTATATCTTCCCATCTGAGTAAAATTGATTTTTCCTTTGATGGTAAGAAATAACATGGTTACTTCCATAAAAAATACTTTCTGCCATTTGTTGATGCCAACCATTTTATCTAATATTGTACCTATAAGGCTTTT
Proteins encoded in this region:
- a CDS encoding FAD-dependent oxidoreductase, translated to MRHCVRILQLVFFVIHLIPGLAQVSQNYDIVIYGGNSSGVAAAIQASRMGKKVVLLEPTNRIGGLTTGGLGQTDIGNKQAIGGISREFYQNVKKYYQNPGNWKFQKKENYKDGGQTTSDINEDAMWTFEPSAALKILKEMLAKELKITLEYGQRLDRVNGVKKFKGKIVSVKMESGNVYKGKMYIDASYEGDLMASAGVRYSIGRESNDEYQESLNGVQNNDTSLTLKKRKSNNGVYHNFKNGVDPYVVKGKPESGLLPFIEVTHPPSDGTGDKKIQAYCFRMCLTDFEDNRIPFEMPSSYNELDYELLFRNYEAGETAVPWINSSMPNRKTDTNNSRGFSTDFIGQNYEYPEADYNTRKLIVEKHLNYQKGLMWSLAYHPRIPAFIREQVSKWGLCKDEFEEGNGWPSQLYVREARRMKSDYVMTQSNCEGLITASDPVGMAAYGMDSHNTQRFVTKDGFVRNEGNVEAHGSGPYPISYQSIIPKKEECSNLLVPVCLSSTHIAFGSIRMEPVFMVLGQSAAVAASLSIDKKVAVQNLPYKSLHEALRKYKQVLGNKE
- a CDS encoding carbon-nitrogen hydrolase family protein, producing MKICIAQTRPVKGNISSNIEAHRRFIELALTHNAKAIFFPELSLTGYEPALAKKLATTQNDNRLDIFQQISDHNHIIIGLGLPSLSDTQIRISMIIFEPNKPRQTYSKQQLHSDEFPFFDQGAEQLIIKSKCSNIAPAICYESLQTIHIEVAYQLGANVYLATVTKPSNGIERAFDHFPKIAKQYTLPVLMANCVGFCDNFLSVGQSAVWTKDGKLVGQLDDKTQGILIFDTETEEVDQRTI
- a CDS encoding OsmC family protein is translated as MAHEHNYKITTEWTGNTGDGNKNVRTYDRSHTVSIQGKPELFLTTDNAVVGDKTKLNPEDLLVSAISSCHMLSYLYLCSMEGIVVIAYTDQATGIMIENASGGGSFKEVVLNPIFHLADSSKAERAIELHHKAHEICYIANSVNFEVKCNPICKVA
- a CDS encoding n-acetylglutamate synthase: MINYNDRIFRPIANTENGETSNETVFVYKQTGNILTSEYTGGKIKYGHLIGLVDENGNIDMRYHQVNHLGEIMTGICKSKPEILENGKIRLHENWEWTSGDKSKGTSIIEEQ
- a CDS encoding cupin domain-containing protein is translated as MDEIKSINIMEKFALFEKQWTPHIIGELNGQYVKLCKLKDDFVWHSHENEDELFMVFKGTLLMDFRDGRTVEVKEGEILIVPKGVEHRPHTNGDVVFNLLFEPKATLHTGTVESEMTVKELDWI
- a CDS encoding transposase, whose protein sequence is MITQDAFTSGKSLIGTILDKMVGINKWQKVFFMEVTMLFLTIKGKINFTQMGRYSSSPEVRFRNMFKKAFDFVSINSLFITQQCGDELIVGFDPSYLSKSGKHTPNVGYFYSGVAGMIKRGMEFGCLAIIDVKQNTAYHLDAVQTPPVKKEDAETGLIKHYCKIFVERINTIKKHSEILVVDGWFNKQKFVGSMTKLGLEVICRLRPDANLKYLYNGPKMEGRGRPKKYSCKVYLKNIDKSVFKKTVDDGSKVIYEAVVYSISLKINIKVAYTEYLNEKGEVTNTILYFSTNTSRDSIDIVRYYKARFQMEFIFRDGKQFTGLDNCQARSVEKIHNHVNYAMTAVNVAKAIIRQGIEKDQPCSCSIQDIKTELFNQFLLERIFINYGIEPELQKNNELKRKILDFGKVAA